One genomic window of Eptesicus fuscus isolate TK198812 chromosome 6, DD_ASM_mEF_20220401, whole genome shotgun sequence includes the following:
- the JUNB gene encoding transcription factor JunB: protein MCTKMEQPFYHDDSYAAAGYGRAPGGLSLHDYKLLKPSLALNLTDPYRGLKAPGARGPGPEGSGGGSYFSGQGSDSGASLKLASSELERLIVPNSNGVITTTPTPPGQYFYPRGGGSSGGAGGAGGGVTEEQEGFADGFVKALDDLHKMNHVTPPNVSLGASGGAPAGPGGVYAGPEPPPVYTNLSSYSPASAPSGGAGAAVGTSSSYPTATISYLPHAPPFAGGHPAQLGLGRGASTFKEEPQTVPEARSRDATPPVSPINMEDQERIKVERKRLRNRLAATKCRKRKLERIARLEDKVKTLKAENAGLSSTAGLLREQVAQLKQKVMTHVSNGCQLLLGVKGHAF from the coding sequence ATGTGCACTAAAATGGAACAGCCCTTCTACCACGACGACTCATACGCAGCGGCGGGATACGGCCGGGCCCCGGGCGGCCTCTCTCTACACGACTACAAACTCCTGAAACCCAGCCTGGCGCTCAACCTGACCGACCCTTACCGAGGTCTGAAAGCACCGGGGGCGCGGGGCCCGGGCCCAGagggcagcggtggtggcagctACTTTTCCGGCCAGGGCTCGGACTCGGGCGCGTCGCTCAAGCTCGCCTCATCCGAGCTGGAgcgcctgatcgtccccaacagCAACGGCGTGATCACGACGACGCCTACGCCCCCGGGACAGTACTTTTACCCTCGCGGGGGCGGCAGCAGCGGAGGCGCGGGGGGCGCAGGGGGCGGCGTCACCGAGGAGCAGGAGGGGTTCGCCGACGGCTTTGTCAAAGCCTTGGACGACCTGCACAAGATGAACCACGTGACGCCCCCCAACGTGTCCCTGGGCGCCAGCGGGGGGGCcccggcggggcctgggggtgtctATGCTGGCCCGGAGCCTCCTCCCGTCTACACCAACCTCAGCAGCTATTCCCCAGCCTCCGCGCCCTCCGGAGGCGCCGGGGCCGCCGTTGGGACCAGCAGCTCGTACCCGACGGCCACCATCAGCTACCTCCCCCACGCGCCACCCTTCGCCGGCGGCCACCCAGcgcagctgggcctgggccgcGGCGCCTCCACCTTCAAGGAAGAACCGCAGACCGTGCCTGAGGCGCGCAGCCGCGACGCCACGCCGCCAGTGTCTCCCATCAACATGGAAGACCAGGAGCGCATCAAAGTGGAGCGCAAGCGGCTGCGGAACCGGCTGGCGGCCACCAAGTGCCGGAAGCGGAAGCTGGAGCGCATCGCGCGCCTGGAGGACAAGGTGAAGACACTCAAGGCCGAGAACGCGGGGCTCTCGAGCACTGCAGGCCTCCTCCGGGAGCAGGTGGCCCAGCTCAAACAGAAGGTCATGACCCATGTCAGCAACGGCTGCCAGCTGCTGTTAGGGGTCAAGGGACACGCCTTCTGA
- the PRDX2 gene encoding peroxiredoxin-2, with the protein MATGNAHIGKPAPDFQATAVVEGAFKEVKLSDYRGKYVVLFFYPLDFTFVCPTEIIAFSEHAEDFRKLGCEVLGVSVDSQFTHLAWINTPRKEGGLGPLNIPLLADVTRSLSHDYGVLKEDEGIAYRGLFIIDGKGILRQITVNDLPVGRSVDEALRLVQAFQYTDEHGEVCPANWKPGSDTIKPDVDESKEYFSKHS; encoded by the exons ATGGCCACCGGCAACGCGCACATTGGCAAGCCCGCCCCGGACTTCCAGGCCACCGCCGTGGTGGAGGGCGCCTTCAAGGAGGTGAAACTTTCCGACTACAGAG ggaaATACGTGGTCCTCTTTTTCTACCCGTTGGACTTCACTTTTGTGTGCCCCACGGAGATCATCGCTTTCAGCGAGCACGCCGAGGACTTCCGCAAGCTGGGCTGCGAGGTGCTGGGGGTCTCTGTAGACTCGCAGTTCACCCACCTGGCTTG GATTAACACCCCGCggaaggagggaggcttgggccCCCTGAACATCCCCCTGCTGGCTGATGTAACCAGAAGTTTGTCCCATGATTATGGCGTGCTGAAGGAAGATGAGGGCATCGCCTACAG GGGCCTCTTTATCATCGATGGCAAGGGTATCCTTCGCCAGATCACTGTCAACGATTTGCCTGTGGGGCGCTCTGTGGATGAGGCTCTGCGGCTGGTCCAGGCCTTCCAGTACACAGACGAGCATGGGGAAG TCTGTCCCGCCAACTGGAAGCCAGGTAGTGACACGATCAAGCCTGACGTGGATGAGAGCAAGGAATACTTCTCCAAACACAGTTAG
- the LOC103301014 gene encoding thrombospondin type-1 domain-containing protein 8 isoform X3: MDQSSAALLLSPLVFLLLATPAQVSPDYHYFGEQGKGDTWEQLRLQHLGKDEEDSILGPWGKWRCLCDLGKQERSREVLGTAPDPVFMDRENLVQVLPCRQRDCSSCKPIDCDWRP, translated from the exons ATGGACCAGAGCTCAGCTGCGCTCCTGCTGTCGCCTCTGGTGTTCCTGCTGCTGGCGACCCCTGCGCAGGTCTCCCCCGACTACCATTACTTCGGCGAGCAGGGCAAAGGCGACACGTGGGAGCAGTTGCGGCTGCAGCATCTGGGGAAAG ACGAAGAGGACTCGATCCTTGGCCCGTGGGGAAAGTGGCGTTGTCTTTGCGACCTGGGCAAGCAGGAGCGCAGCCGCGAGGTGCTGGGCACAGCGCCGGACCCCGTGTTCATGGACCGCGAGAACCTGGTGCAGGTGCTGCCCTGCCGGCAAAGAGATTGCTCGTCCTGCAAGCCAATCGACTGCGACTGGAGGCCCTGA